A genomic window from Leptospira broomii serovar Hurstbridge str. 5399 includes:
- a CDS encoding cytidylyltransferase domain-containing protein, with translation MKTAFIIQARMTSTRLPGKILKEVLNKPLLEYQIERLRRVKEADGIVIATTINETDLPVVELCKKLDIPYYRGSENDVLSRYYEAATHFGLNDIIRVTSDCPVIDPVIVSKVIVSYLESKKSIDYASNCLERSYPRGMDTEIFSYEALTRAHLEARESNYREHVTAYIYANPDKFRLRSIVSSIDNSNLRLTVDTPEDFQLIKVIIEALYPKNHEFGIDEIINFLNEFPEHLKINEHVIQKKV, from the coding sequence ATGAAAACTGCATTCATAATCCAGGCTAGAATGACTTCCACTCGGCTTCCGGGGAAGATTCTAAAAGAAGTATTAAATAAACCTTTGCTCGAATATCAAATAGAGCGTTTGCGAAGAGTAAAAGAAGCCGACGGAATCGTAATCGCGACGACGATTAACGAGACTGATCTGCCGGTAGTTGAGCTGTGTAAAAAACTGGATATTCCTTATTATAGAGGATCGGAAAACGATGTTCTTTCTCGTTATTACGAAGCGGCTACTCATTTCGGTTTGAATGATATTATTAGGGTGACTTCGGATTGTCCAGTTATCGACCCTGTGATCGTGAGTAAGGTAATCGTATCTTACTTAGAGTCCAAAAAGTCAATTGACTATGCTTCTAACTGCCTGGAAAGAAGCTATCCTCGCGGAATGGACACGGAAATTTTCTCATATGAAGCTTTAACTAGAGCTCATCTCGAAGCGCGCGAATCTAACTATAGAGAGCATGTTACGGCTTACATTTATGCTAATCCTGACAAGTTTAGGTTAAGGAGCATAGTAAGTTCCATTGATAATAGTAATTTAAGATTAACCGTCGATACTCCTGAAGACTTTCAGTTGATTAAAGTCATCATCGAAGCTCTTTACCCAAAGAATCACGAGTTTGGAATTGATGAAATTATTAACTTTCTTAACGAGTTCCCTGAGCATTTGAAGATCAACGAACATGTTATTCAGAAAAAAGTATAA
- a CDS encoding glycosyl transferase family 28 has product MDCFILANYDANASIYMNGLNTKNFDWKDQPTESIAYINNSNLVFFDSYQVGIEVLREIVSNSVNSIKFAYIDDFNRLDYPNGIIINYSIGSNLEMYENQSGRKSYLLGPKYALLARDYWQLLSKKSSEIREKVETVLITFGGADNANLTKVALETLVKNFPSIVFEVIIGPGNTSFEFFPLNNERIRFNRALSISDMKTLIERSDLCLTACGHTTYEIAATGRPMIAILTADNQKLNAQGWKAEGIPVLNGLDSNFSDNLAEIFKSTLPIEVRKSLSKIVSDSVDPSGAINVVRTIVASN; this is encoded by the coding sequence ATGGATTGCTTTATTCTAGCTAACTATGACGCTAATGCTTCCATATACATGAATGGATTAAATACGAAGAATTTCGACTGGAAGGATCAACCAACCGAATCCATCGCTTACATTAATAACTCTAATTTGGTATTCTTCGATAGCTACCAAGTCGGAATAGAAGTCTTAAGGGAAATCGTCTCAAATTCTGTAAATTCTATAAAGTTTGCGTACATTGATGACTTTAACCGTCTGGATTATCCGAACGGCATAATTATAAATTATTCAATCGGTTCAAATCTTGAAATGTACGAAAACCAGTCCGGTAGAAAATCCTATTTGCTCGGACCGAAATACGCCCTTCTTGCAAGGGACTATTGGCAACTTCTATCAAAGAAAAGTTCGGAGATAAGGGAGAAAGTCGAAACGGTATTAATTACTTTTGGCGGAGCGGACAATGCGAATTTGACAAAAGTCGCTTTGGAAACTCTTGTTAAAAACTTTCCAAGCATCGTATTTGAAGTAATTATCGGTCCTGGTAATACATCCTTCGAATTCTTTCCCTTGAATAACGAAAGGATCAGGTTTAACAGAGCATTATCAATTTCCGATATGAAGACATTAATTGAAAGATCAGACTTATGCTTGACCGCATGCGGTCACACTACCTATGAAATTGCTGCTACCGGCCGTCCAATGATTGCGATTTTAACTGCAGATAATCAAAAATTGAATGCCCAGGGTTGGAAAGCGGAAGGCATACCAGTATTAAACGGACTTGACTCGAATTTTAGCGATAATCTTGCGGAAATTTTTAAGAGTACGCTACCTATAGAGGTTCGAAAATCCCTTTCGAAAATTGTCAGTGACTCTGTTGATCCGAGTGGAGCGATCAACGTGGTAAGAACCATCGTTGCATCGAACTAA
- the pseI gene encoding pseudaminic acid synthase, translating to MESIKIGNKSVGGKDDPCFIIAELSANHNQDFNLAVETLHAMKESGADCIKLQTYTPDTITLKSDNEWFKIQKGTIWDGKTLYDLYSEAFTPWDWQPKLQEIAKSIGLEIFSSPFDESSVDFLEKMSVPAYKIASFEITDIPLIKYVASKGKPIIISTGIAYIDDINLAIQTCREAGNDRIIILKCTSSYPAPYEEINLKTIPNLSETFGVVAGLSDHTEGWAVPVAAVALGAKVVEKHFILDRKIGGPDSSFSMEPGEFRTMVDAIRNVEKAIGSINYDLSEKVITSREFSRSLFIVKDIKKGDQFTRENVRSIRPGFGMHPKYFERILGKTALEDFRAGTPLQFGMIRNFQ from the coding sequence GTGGAATCTATAAAGATAGGTAATAAATCTGTCGGCGGTAAAGATGATCCTTGTTTCATTATCGCCGAACTTTCGGCAAATCATAATCAGGATTTCAATTTAGCGGTCGAAACGTTGCACGCGATGAAGGAATCGGGCGCGGACTGCATAAAATTGCAAACATACACACCGGATACAATTACACTGAAATCCGATAACGAATGGTTCAAAATTCAAAAAGGGACAATTTGGGACGGAAAAACTCTGTATGACTTATATTCCGAAGCGTTTACTCCTTGGGACTGGCAGCCGAAATTACAAGAAATCGCAAAGTCGATAGGCTTAGAAATATTCTCTTCTCCTTTCGATGAAAGTTCCGTAGATTTTCTGGAGAAAATGTCCGTCCCAGCTTATAAGATCGCTTCGTTTGAAATTACGGATATCCCTCTGATCAAATACGTTGCGAGTAAGGGAAAGCCTATTATCATTTCCACAGGTATAGCTTATATAGATGATATTAATTTAGCGATTCAAACTTGTCGCGAGGCAGGAAACGATCGCATTATTATTTTAAAATGTACCTCTTCTTATCCGGCCCCTTACGAGGAAATAAATCTTAAAACGATTCCGAATTTATCTGAAACTTTCGGCGTAGTCGCAGGACTTTCAGACCATACTGAAGGCTGGGCAGTGCCGGTCGCGGCAGTTGCCCTGGGGGCGAAAGTCGTCGAAAAACATTTTATCTTGGACCGAAAAATAGGAGGCCCCGATTCTTCTTTTTCCATGGAACCGGGCGAGTTTAGAACAATGGTAGACGCTATCCGCAACGTGGAAAAGGCCATCGGTTCAATAAATTACGACTTATCGGAAAAGGTCATAACGAGCCGGGAATTCTCTCGTTCTCTATTTATAGTAAAAGATATTAAGAAGGGCGATCAATTTACTCGCGAGAATGTGAGGTCCATTCGGCCAGGCTTTGGAATGCATCCGAAATATTTTGAACGAATTTTAGGTAAAACGGCTTTGGAGGATTTTAGAGCGGGAACTCCTCTACAATTCGGCATGATTAGGAACTTTCAATGA
- a CDS encoding accessory Sec system protein Asp2: MEHVISKYTDEEGRDFYYILKTRKNVKKLVIHFTAFFGDWGDRKEYKENYQGYFHRLKMLGFQKDFNALFLCDQFGFSKNGTYYTGEHGDFFVERAMLKIIKRTIDELQISNNNIITVGSSMGATAALKFGLLFDVKGIISISPHIDLDICAEKQGRFDHVAFICPDGNPMSVDNYIYTRQVNRLLDAWDRFKKLPILFIHSCEDDYGVHSEQVLPIVSRWKSLGGTEYSDFRLVGGHGSDYCTKAVILDVIHRIFNNQKILPKRYLSFKYLPDKEKSERYRSVRRVIRVILEKLHLLNVSRNVRSYFMTKMKKEKV; encoded by the coding sequence ATGGAACATGTGATATCGAAATATACGGATGAAGAAGGTCGTGATTTTTATTATATTCTAAAAACCCGTAAAAATGTGAAAAAGTTGGTAATTCATTTTACGGCATTTTTCGGAGATTGGGGTGATCGAAAGGAATACAAGGAAAACTATCAGGGCTACTTCCATCGTTTGAAAATGTTGGGTTTTCAAAAAGATTTCAATGCTCTTTTTCTTTGCGATCAATTCGGTTTCAGCAAGAACGGTACTTACTATACTGGAGAACACGGTGATTTTTTTGTCGAGCGGGCGATGCTCAAAATTATAAAACGCACAATTGATGAACTTCAAATTTCTAATAATAACATTATAACTGTCGGGTCCTCGATGGGCGCAACAGCAGCACTAAAATTCGGTTTATTGTTCGACGTCAAAGGCATAATATCGATAAGCCCGCACATTGACCTGGATATTTGTGCGGAAAAACAAGGTCGCTTCGATCATGTTGCTTTTATTTGCCCTGATGGAAATCCGATGTCCGTAGATAATTATATCTATACTAGACAAGTGAATCGCTTACTCGATGCTTGGGATCGATTTAAGAAATTACCCATCCTTTTTATTCATTCCTGCGAGGATGATTATGGCGTTCATAGTGAACAGGTTCTGCCTATCGTATCTCGTTGGAAATCTCTGGGCGGAACGGAATATTCTGATTTTCGGCTGGTCGGGGGTCACGGAAGCGACTATTGCACAAAGGCGGTAATTTTGGACGTGATCCATCGGATTTTTAACAATCAGAAAATTTTACCGAAGAGGTATCTTTCTTTTAAATATTTACCGGATAAGGAAAAATCCGAAAGGTATCGGAGCGTTAGGAGAGTAATAAGAGTTATTTTAGAAAAACTGCATCTACTAAATGTATCGAGAAATGTTCGCTCATATTTTATGACTAAAATGAAAAAGGAAAAAGTTTAA
- a CDS encoding N-acetyl sugar amidotransferase has translation MIKYCRRCVMPDTKPNLFLDEEGVCNACRSYENRKVVNWDLRKEELMVLLNKYRSKDSSNWDCIVPVSGGKDSTFQVVRLLQLGMNPLCVTASTCDLTEIGRKNIENIKQLGVDYLEFSPNPRVRAKLNYIGLTKVGDISWPEHVSIFTIPVRVAVQYNIPLIIWGENSQNEYGGPAADSDRNVLDRRWLEEFGGLLGLRVSDLVGIDGIAQKDLIPYTYPTDEDLKKVGVTGLFLGYYLPWDGYSNSLLAQAHGFQTWYKVTEGSIVNYENLDNYQTAIHEFFKFIKFGFGRASDHASLHIRRGRLTREDGIYLVSKHDGKFPSTYLDRPLSEILKPLGMTVDEFVRVADKFTNKKLFLKDSRGNLIKDKEMNLTKVNYDNLD, from the coding sequence ATGATCAAGTATTGTAGAAGATGCGTAATGCCCGATACGAAGCCGAACCTCTTTCTTGACGAGGAAGGCGTATGTAACGCTTGCCGAAGCTACGAAAATCGCAAGGTCGTAAATTGGGATCTTCGTAAAGAAGAACTTATGGTACTTTTGAATAAATACCGCTCTAAGGATTCATCCAATTGGGATTGCATAGTTCCGGTAAGCGGGGGAAAGGACAGCACCTTTCAGGTCGTTCGCTTGTTGCAACTAGGAATGAATCCGCTTTGTGTTACGGCTTCCACTTGCGATCTTACCGAAATCGGAAGAAAAAATATAGAAAATATTAAGCAGTTAGGGGTCGATTACTTGGAGTTTTCTCCTAATCCGAGAGTCAGAGCTAAATTAAATTATATAGGTTTGACGAAGGTTGGCGACATTTCGTGGCCGGAGCATGTAAGTATTTTTACGATTCCTGTCCGAGTAGCGGTTCAATATAATATTCCGTTAATTATCTGGGGAGAGAATTCTCAGAACGAGTACGGAGGACCAGCAGCCGACTCAGACAGAAATGTCTTGGATCGTAGATGGTTAGAGGAATTCGGTGGTCTTCTTGGTCTCAGAGTCTCGGATTTGGTAGGGATCGACGGTATAGCGCAGAAAGATTTGATACCGTACACATATCCAACGGACGAAGACCTGAAGAAGGTCGGTGTAACGGGTTTATTTTTAGGCTATTATCTTCCCTGGGACGGCTATTCGAATTCACTTTTAGCTCAGGCTCATGGATTTCAAACTTGGTACAAGGTTACTGAAGGTTCGATCGTAAATTACGAAAATTTGGATAATTATCAGACGGCTATCCATGAATTTTTTAAATTCATTAAGTTCGGTTTTGGAAGAGCTAGCGATCACGCTTCTTTACATATTCGAAGAGGCCGATTGACGAGAGAGGATGGAATTTATCTAGTATCGAAGCACGACGGCAAGTTCCCTTCAACCTATTTAGATAGGCCGCTTTCCGAGATATTAAAGCCGCTCGGTATGACTGTGGATGAGTTCGTAAGGGTCGCCGATAAGTTTACAAATAAAAAACTATTTTTAAAAGATTCTAGAGGAAACCTGATTAAAGATAAGGAAATGAACCTTACGAAGGTTAACTATGATAACCTGGATTAA
- a CDS encoding GNAT family N-acetyltransferase gives MHRTKLQNFVLIKANIDYIKEVYDLSNSREVRENSLNSAAIPWDVHVQWYNSKIKASPENLFLIITNAAGEFLGQVRFQATSQEEAIISISLSEKARGRSLAAEILKAASQMYISENAKKRTILAQISKDNIPSLKSFSKAAFVYDSDFELNDKQYILMKKVI, from the coding sequence TTGCATCGAACTAAATTGCAGAATTTTGTTTTAATAAAAGCTAATATCGACTATATTAAGGAAGTTTACGATCTTTCTAATAGTCGAGAAGTTCGGGAAAATAGTCTTAACTCGGCTGCGATCCCCTGGGATGTTCACGTGCAATGGTATAATTCAAAAATCAAGGCCAGTCCGGAAAATTTATTTCTTATAATCACGAATGCCGCTGGCGAATTTCTGGGTCAGGTTCGATTTCAAGCAACAAGCCAGGAAGAGGCCATAATTAGTATTAGTTTATCTGAGAAGGCGAGAGGGCGATCTTTGGCAGCCGAAATTTTAAAGGCGGCCAGTCAGATGTACATATCCGAAAATGCGAAAAAAAGGACAATTCTTGCTCAGATTAGTAAAGACAACATTCCTTCGCTAAAGTCTTTTTCTAAAGCGGCATTCGTTTACGATTCCGATTTTGAGCTTAATGATAAACAATATATACTAATGAAAAAAGTAATATAA
- the hisF gene encoding imidazole glycerol phosphate synthase subunit HisF has protein sequence MLKTRIIPTLLLKNVGIVKGVKFDSWRRVDTILPAIKVYNMREVDELIVVDITATSESRELDYESVAEFSEECFVPLTVGGGIKKITDIRKVLLAGADKVCINSAAFDFPELITEASEKFGSQCIVGSIDFGETEPGKYVCYSHSGKVKVDKDPVEWALTLERLGVGELLVTSVDRDGTMTGYDLTMLRKIADAVKIPVIASGGAGNYGHMLGAIKEGHASAVAAASIFHFTQQTPLEAKKFLEANGIPVRKFRVH, from the coding sequence ATGTTAAAGACTAGAATTATCCCAACTTTGCTACTTAAAAACGTAGGTATTGTCAAAGGAGTAAAATTCGATAGTTGGCGTCGAGTCGACACTATATTACCTGCTATTAAAGTTTATAATATGCGAGAAGTCGATGAGCTCATTGTCGTCGATATAACTGCTACTAGCGAATCCAGAGAATTAGACTATGAATCGGTTGCAGAGTTTTCCGAGGAGTGCTTTGTTCCGTTAACGGTCGGTGGTGGAATAAAAAAAATAACCGACATTCGTAAAGTCTTATTAGCCGGAGCCGACAAGGTTTGTATAAATTCAGCCGCGTTCGATTTTCCGGAACTTATAACGGAAGCGTCCGAAAAATTCGGATCACAATGCATAGTTGGTAGCATCGATTTCGGAGAAACGGAGCCCGGAAAATATGTATGCTACTCACATTCGGGAAAGGTTAAGGTGGATAAGGACCCGGTCGAATGGGCTCTAACTTTAGAAAGGCTTGGGGTCGGAGAATTGCTCGTAACTTCCGTGGATCGAGACGGTACGATGACGGGCTATGATTTAACAATGCTCCGAAAGATCGCCGACGCCGTAAAAATCCCTGTGATTGCTTCCGGCGGCGCCGGTAATTACGGACATATGCTTGGGGCAATTAAGGAAGGGCATGCATCCGCGGTCGCCGCCGCCAGTATTTTTCATTTTACGCAGCAAACTCCCTTGGAAGCGAAGAAATTCTTAGAGGCGAATGGAATTCCGGTTCGTAAGTTCCGGGTTCATTAA
- a CDS encoding ABC transporter ATP-binding protein — MIVIKAESISKKYRLGTFGTGSFQKDFQSWWAKVRKKDDPNEVIREDHDYRIEDSEDKNPLFWALKDINLEINAGDRIGIIGRNGAGKSTLLKLFSRVTAPTTGIIKVRGRIASLLEVGTGFHPELSGRENIYLNGAILGMSKKEIRSKMEEIIDFAEIEQFIDTPVKRYSSGMYVRLAFSVAAHLQSEILILDEVLAVGDTKFQKKCMQKISEVGGQGRTILFVSHNLNSILALCNKVAHLRTGRLVEFGDTQKVVNNYLDSLADSQIQSKIRSLDGNLIIKRVRFLDKNDRVKNIFSMLSDLCVEITYEALKDMGTITFTVGVTGISGALFMGSMLYDGRRPNIKKGTGVLRCTFKEMPLMPGQMYSVFLAVRGVDYEAPLLGALDVGSFTVEGDLKKLKYNGPLARQTAKVSGPIIINYKWEHTS, encoded by the coding sequence ATGATTGTAATAAAGGCGGAATCTATTTCTAAAAAGTATCGACTAGGTACGTTCGGGACCGGGTCGTTCCAGAAGGATTTTCAAAGTTGGTGGGCTAAAGTAAGGAAGAAAGATGATCCTAACGAAGTAATTCGCGAAGACCATGATTATCGAATCGAGGATTCGGAAGATAAAAATCCCTTATTTTGGGCGTTGAAGGATATCAATCTCGAGATTAATGCCGGCGACCGCATCGGAATCATCGGTCGTAACGGAGCCGGTAAATCCACTCTTTTAAAATTATTCTCACGAGTAACGGCGCCAACAACCGGCATTATTAAAGTTCGCGGTAGAATTGCCAGCCTGCTGGAAGTAGGAACTGGTTTCCATCCGGAACTTTCAGGTAGGGAAAACATATATTTGAACGGTGCTATTTTAGGAATGTCTAAAAAAGAAATCCGATCGAAAATGGAGGAAATTATCGACTTTGCCGAAATAGAGCAGTTTATCGATACTCCAGTAAAGCGATATTCAAGCGGAATGTATGTTAGGCTGGCCTTTTCCGTCGCGGCACATTTGCAGTCCGAAATTTTGATCTTAGACGAGGTATTAGCGGTCGGCGATACCAAGTTCCAAAAGAAATGCATGCAAAAGATTTCTGAAGTCGGCGGCCAAGGAAGAACGATTTTATTCGTAAGTCATAATTTAAATTCCATACTCGCATTATGCAACAAGGTCGCCCACTTAAGAACAGGTAGGTTGGTAGAGTTCGGAGATACTCAGAAGGTAGTTAATAATTATCTGGATTCTCTTGCGGATTCACAGATCCAATCTAAGATCCGTAGTTTGGACGGTAATTTAATTATAAAAAGAGTCAGGTTTTTAGATAAAAACGATAGAGTGAAAAATATCTTTTCTATGTTAAGCGATCTTTGTGTTGAAATCACTTATGAAGCGCTTAAAGATATGGGAACGATCACCTTTACCGTCGGCGTGACCGGTATTTCGGGAGCGCTTTTTATGGGCAGTATGCTCTACGATGGTCGGAGACCTAATATCAAAAAAGGGACAGGAGTTCTTAGATGCACGTTTAAGGAAATGCCGTTAATGCCTGGCCAAATGTATTCTGTTTTTTTGGCGGTTCGAGGGGTTGATTATGAAGCTCCATTATTAGGTGCGCTAGATGTCGGGAGCTTTACGGTCGAAGGTGATTTAAAAAAATTGAAGTATAATGGTCCTTTGGCAAGACAGACTGCGAAAGTCTCAGGTCCCATCATAATCAATTATAAGTGGGAGCACACATCATGA
- the hisH gene encoding imidazole glycerol phosphate synthase subunit HisH yields the protein MNVIIIDYGMGNLSSVLRAFQECGASAEISDNPLDLKKATHIVLPGVGAFPDGINNLRERKFDQAIEHIVADGIPLLGICLGMQLLADTGYEVRKSDGLGLISGEVKKLDEAAGVRIPHVGWNEVNYKKEDSLFTNIPDNSDFYFVHSYHFEPSSESVIVGITPYGQGFVSVVRKDNVMGVQFHPEKSSQLGFRIIRNFLDIN from the coding sequence ATGAACGTCATAATAATTGATTATGGAATGGGAAACCTCTCATCCGTCTTGAGGGCCTTTCAAGAATGCGGGGCATCTGCGGAAATTTCAGATAACCCGTTAGATTTGAAGAAAGCAACGCATATCGTTTTACCGGGAGTCGGGGCTTTTCCAGACGGAATTAATAATTTGAGAGAAAGGAAGTTCGATCAGGCGATTGAACATATCGTTGCGGACGGCATTCCTCTACTAGGTATATGTTTAGGGATGCAGCTTTTGGCCGATACCGGTTACGAAGTAAGGAAGAGCGATGGTTTGGGCTTGATATCCGGCGAGGTTAAAAAACTGGATGAAGCGGCCGGTGTACGTATCCCTCACGTCGGCTGGAACGAAGTTAATTATAAAAAAGAGGATTCTCTTTTTACAAACATTCCTGATAACTCCGATTTTTATTTTGTACATAGCTATCATTTTGAACCCTCATCCGAAAGTGTAATTGTCGGAATTACCCCTTATGGCCAAGGCTTTGTGTCTGTCGTTCGAAAGGACAACGTAATGGGAGTTCAATTTCATCCGGAGAAAAGTAGTCAGTTGGGATTTAGGATTATTCGTAACTTCCTCGATATTAATTAA
- the pseC gene encoding UDP-4-amino-4,6-dideoxy-N-acetyl-beta-L-altrosamine transaminase, with protein MIPYGRQNITQADIDSVIQILKSDFITQGPTIDQFEKTVSEYCGSQYALAVSNATAALHIACLALEVGAGDEVWTSPNTFVASANCALYCGAKIGFVDIDPKTYNMDVDKLRLKLIEAKNKNRLPKVVIPVHFAGQSCDMEEISELSKQYGFKIIEDASHAIGGKYLGKSIGNCKYSDIAVFSFHPVKIITTGEGGMLTTNSKHLHEKLALLRSHGISRDPDLMVSESEGGWYYQQLELGFNYRMTDIQAALGISQFARLERFIEKRRNIAENYDKLLSGLPVIIPYRNPKVNSALHLYPIRLSKDAKIGRKQFFDELRKSGIGVQVHYIPVHLQPYYQKLGFKLGDFPEAEEYYESVVSLPIYYDLTHEQQLYVVNTIRSLLQK; from the coding sequence ATGATTCCGTACGGTAGACAAAATATAACGCAAGCCGATATTGATTCGGTAATTCAGATTTTAAAGTCCGATTTCATCACACAAGGACCGACTATCGATCAGTTTGAAAAAACAGTATCTGAATACTGCGGCTCGCAATATGCGTTAGCGGTTTCCAATGCAACCGCCGCCCTTCATATAGCTTGTTTAGCCCTTGAGGTTGGGGCGGGCGACGAAGTGTGGACTTCCCCAAATACCTTTGTAGCCTCTGCAAATTGCGCCCTGTACTGCGGAGCTAAAATTGGATTCGTCGATATCGATCCTAAGACGTACAATATGGACGTTGATAAGCTTCGATTAAAACTTATCGAAGCGAAAAATAAGAATAGATTACCAAAAGTCGTGATTCCGGTGCATTTTGCAGGTCAGTCTTGCGACATGGAAGAGATTTCGGAGCTTAGTAAACAGTACGGATTTAAAATTATTGAGGATGCTTCCCATGCGATCGGTGGAAAATATCTGGGGAAGTCTATCGGAAATTGCAAATATTCTGATATAGCCGTGTTTAGTTTTCATCCGGTCAAAATAATTACGACCGGAGAGGGTGGAATGCTTACGACTAATTCAAAACATTTACATGAAAAATTGGCGCTATTGCGATCGCATGGAATTAGTCGTGATCCTGACCTTATGGTTTCCGAGTCGGAGGGCGGTTGGTATTATCAGCAGCTTGAGCTGGGTTTTAACTATAGGATGACCGATATACAGGCTGCGTTGGGCATTAGTCAATTCGCAAGACTCGAAAGATTTATCGAAAAAAGACGAAACATTGCAGAAAATTACGATAAGCTATTGAGTGGATTACCGGTGATAATCCCTTATCGTAATCCGAAAGTTAATTCAGCTCTGCACCTTTATCCGATTAGATTATCGAAGGATGCAAAAATCGGTCGAAAACAATTTTTTGATGAGTTGCGTAAATCGGGAATCGGCGTTCAAGTTCATTATATTCCCGTTCATCTTCAGCCTTACTATCAAAAATTAGGTTTTAAATTAGGGGACTTTCCGGAGGCGGAAGAGTATTATGAGTCTGTTGTTAGTCTTCCGATTTACTATGACCTAACTCACGAACAACAATTATACGTAGTAAATACGATTCGAAGTTTGCTGCAAAAATGA
- a CDS encoding capsular polysaccharide export protein, LipB/KpsS family has translation MNLIINGFHKTQYFPVISYITDRLKPSKCHVIFETNKVPLDVEAKYYACAVLSHEFSYDTPEDELLPVGEDLLQELSDCEGVVLKMMERDEIRGEWSYNKRKSVYLKHLRYWNHVIETDDIGLFISSNIPHVVYDYIIYSLCIRKGIQTIFFYQFQPGLSFFMQNWKDPTPGIVKLFEWQCARENLNLSNRMELEWQTYVVNTENKKPFYMMNAAPNLLNEGGFNKIALLTRVIRVILLKPWRLIGLLFDFQRKLQNYLSLFQRIIDRKRIMRIENFYRNHCSDPVPNEKYIYLPLHLQPEMSTSPMAGVFIDQVLIAEMLNAYLPENCYIYIKEHPNQDLKYRDESFYRTLVSLKSVKIISRDYDTFKLIQGCAAVATCTGTAGWEALLKGKIVLLFGYTFYQDAPGVFKIRSAKDCDDAIYRLFNTPNPVAVDRIKPFLKALEEYAFFGNIDPDYMLDGETDQQSNVDGICKSIDKLLTLRHS, from the coding sequence GTGAATTTAATTATAAACGGATTTCATAAAACCCAATATTTTCCGGTTATATCATACATAACTGATCGTCTCAAACCTTCGAAATGTCATGTAATTTTTGAAACGAATAAAGTTCCATTAGATGTCGAGGCTAAATACTACGCGTGCGCGGTATTATCCCATGAATTTAGTTATGACACCCCGGAGGATGAGCTCCTTCCCGTTGGGGAAGATCTCCTACAAGAGCTTTCCGATTGCGAGGGGGTAGTTCTTAAAATGATGGAGCGGGACGAAATTCGGGGGGAATGGTCCTATAATAAGAGAAAATCGGTTTATTTAAAACATTTGCGTTATTGGAATCATGTCATTGAAACCGATGATATCGGGCTTTTTATTTCATCGAATATTCCTCACGTCGTATACGACTATATTATATATTCATTATGTATAAGGAAGGGAATCCAGACTATCTTTTTCTATCAATTCCAGCCCGGGCTTTCCTTCTTTATGCAAAATTGGAAAGATCCAACTCCAGGCATCGTTAAACTTTTCGAATGGCAATGCGCTCGGGAAAACTTGAATCTTTCGAATAGAATGGAGTTGGAGTGGCAAACTTATGTGGTAAATACGGAAAATAAGAAACCTTTCTACATGATGAATGCTGCCCCGAATTTATTAAACGAAGGTGGATTTAATAAAATCGCGTTGCTTACGAGAGTAATCCGGGTCATTTTATTGAAGCCTTGGCGTCTGATTGGACTTCTTTTTGACTTTCAGCGGAAGTTACAGAATTACCTTTCGCTTTTTCAGCGGATTATCGATCGAAAACGCATAATGCGCATCGAGAATTTCTATCGAAATCACTGCTCCGATCCGGTCCCGAACGAGAAATATATATATTTACCTCTTCATCTGCAGCCGGAAATGTCAACTTCGCCGATGGCAGGCGTTTTTATTGACCAAGTTCTTATTGCGGAAATGTTAAACGCTTATTTACCGGAAAATTGCTATATATATATTAAGGAACATCCGAACCAGGATTTAAAATACCGAGATGAATCTTTCTATCGGACCTTGGTATCATTGAAATCTGTAAAAATAATTTCAAGAGATTATGATACTTTCAAATTGATTCAGGGATGCGCCGCTGTTGCGACTTGTACCGGAACGGCAGGTTGGGAAGCTCTCCTAAAAGGGAAGATTGTTCTTTTGTTCGGTTATACTTTTTATCAGGATGCACCCGGAGTTTTTAAGATCAGATCTGCTAAAGATTGTGATGATGCTATATATCGTCTTTTTAATACTCCCAATCCCGTCGCTGTCGACCGTATTAAACCCTTTTTGAAGGCTCTGGAAGAATATGCGTTCTTTGGCAATATAGATCCGGATTATATGCTAGACGGGGAAACGGATCAGCAGTCCAATGTCGACGGCATCTGTAAATCCATCGATAAGTTATTAACTTTGCGCCATTCATGA